TCTAAAAGAGagtaaaactaaataaaaaatgtcagATGTTAAAGTACCAGTCCCACAAGGCTTAAGTTTAATTTTACGCTTCTCCCTCCTTGATGGTTCACTATTTTGAATAGTCGTATCACCGCCTTCATTTGCATCCTTTGGATCATTATCGTCCACATCATGATTCGGGTCCTCTAAACTATTAGTGGCATCAGGGGTTTCAATGATCAGAGGCACAGGCGATGAGTTAAAATTTGGGACATTCTCAAAATTACCAATGACATTCTCAAGTGATGAAAGACTTGGATGACTTGATATTTGTAGAGTCTGTGGCGTCACGTATGGCATGATATCTGTTTCTGACAGTTGATATGTCATATTTGATGCCTGAGTGAATTCATGAGTGCAACCTCCTGAAATAGAACCAATATTATAATTGGATGTTGCTTGATCATCTTCTAAGGCTTCTTGGACATTTTGTGTGGCCTGATCTATTTCAACATGTGTTTGTGCTCTTTCAACAACACGTTCTCTCCTACCTGCAACACCACCTTTTCCTCGCCTACGAACTGGGTGATGTAACTGGACAGGTTGTACCACATCTCTTCTATAATCGGCTGACACATGAACCCTGTCAGCCTCATGGACATATTTCAAACAATCAGAACCTTGATCTCGCACCATTTTTCTAAACATGTATAAGGCCTCATATGATGGATTATCACCAAGTGTTTTAGCTTCATCAACCATCGAATGAATATGACGCacctaaataaattaaagtgaaaGTTATTTAATGACGCACCATTAATCTGATGATTTAGATCGGACTATCACTTAAGCAATGAATTCACTGCCAACTAAAGAATGCAACTGGCTGAATTCCAATCattcataaaaatgaaaataacatcTACATCTCCTCATCAGTATCCCCACTTCACTACTCTCACTCTTTtaattttcctatatatatTACCTTTAGCATTTTTCTAAACACTTAGCAGTACCAAGAACAATGAAAAACTTGCCAGCAACtacattaaacaaaataaatgacaCACTAAAATCAATAAAGACACATAAATCACTTGGCAGCAACAACACTAAACAACAGTAATCAATAAATGGCATACCATAGTTTCATATGCCGTCGAATTAGGCACATAACCTTGTTGATTTTGAGGACGTGAATTAGGATTACCAATAACAAGACGAGTAATGCGCCTGAACCAAATAAGATATGGATCATCATAGCGAAGTGGTTCATTATTAACCGGTGCATCACAACTATATTGGAGACGTTGGTTCCAAAATGATAACCAATGTGCATGTTCCAACTCCCAATTTGTATTTGGTCTTCCTCGACGATCATGGCGAAAGTGGTTGGAATCAAATGGAAACGGAGTTGGTATAGCTTGTTGTAGTCCAAATTGCCTCATAACACGATCTGGCAAATGAACCTCGACCACATCCCAACAAAATATTGGAACTCTAACTCGCCATATGTCTCGTCCAGCATGACAATAGAGAGGAAGACTCTCAATTAAGTCATCGGAATACGGTTCCCAAATAAACtacatgaaaaaagaaaagagcaaaGTGAGTCTTTAcatttacaatatttataaataagtaaaagcaATGTACCTGATCTTCTATCATAGAGTCAAGTGCATCCCTATAAACTTTCAACACATGCTTGGTAGTATTCGTCCAACTAAGATGTGCAAACCATCTAGTAGCATGCGGACCCCTAGGCAAACCAACATGACAAATAGTTCTCGCATCTCTGTGGGCTACTATTTGAGGACGGAGAACAGTGACTCTCTCCCACGCCCAAATCTGGGAGAAAGAGTTTTAGGATTACATCTCTAAAAAATTTCATCCTCCAATAACACTACAGAgacaaattgaaagaaatataaataaattatatgtacAATCATTAGGTATACCTGAAGTAGTGGCAAAAATCCGGCTATCTCATTTTGGGTACTCTGTGAAGCTTTACAAAGAAAATGATACAAGTATGCCAAGGTCGCACTCCCCCAACTATAAGATCCAATTTTATCGACGTCTTCGAGCATAGGCAGGTACATAAGCTTCAAATAACCACCAGATGTATCCGCCATCATCATACCTGCAATCATCCAGAACATGAAACATCTTGCCTTCTGATTAACCATATCTTGTGTTGCCATGTTCGACAAATGTGGCTGGCTTAACATGTGTGAATTAAATGCAGCGACCTTGATGGAATTTGTTTTGAAGTCTTCACGAGAAGGAACAAAACCTAATAATCTTTGACAAATGTTTTGCCAATCCTCTATGGTCCTTATCATTTCATTACCAAGTACTGGATCACCATTCACAGGTAATCCATACAACACCTCTACGTCCTGCAAGGTAATTGTTGCTTCGCCTGTTCTAAAGTGAAAAGTGTGAGTTTCGGGACGCCAACGCTCAACTAGTGCAGTGATCAAACTACGGTCAATAGCAGGCCGATTAGATTTGTAAACACCATATAATCCAGATAACCTAATTACTTCAAGAACTCGTGGATGGATGGGATATTTCTCTATGAGCTTCCAAAAATTTCCATCTTCTCTCCTCGTATTAagaatcatattaacatttccTTCCCATATATCTTGTGATCTATGAGTAAGTTGTCCCGTTAATACATTCGATT
The nucleotide sequence above comes from Solanum pennellii chromosome 9, SPENNV200. Encoded proteins:
- the LOC114074094 gene encoding serine/threonine-protein phosphatase 7 long form homolog; amino-acid sequence: MANDSEYKLDPGPLESNVLTGQLTHRSQDIWEGNVNMILNTRREDGNFWKLIEKYPIHPRVLEVIRLSGLYGVYKSNRPAIDRSLITALVERWRPETHTFHFRTGEATITLQDVEVLYGLPVNGDPVLGNEMIRTIEDWQNICQRLLGFVPSREDFKTNSIKVAAFNSHMLSQPHLSNMATQDMVNQKARCFMFWMIAGMMMADTSGGYLKLMYLPMLEDVDKIGSYSWGSATLAYLYHFLCKASQSTQNEIAGFLPLLQIWAWERVTVLRPQIVAHRDARTICHVGLPRGPHATRWFAHLSWTNTTKHVLKVYRDALDSMIEDQFIWEPYSDDLIESLPLYCHAGRDIWRVRVPIFCWDVVEVHLPDRVMRQFGLQQAIPTPFPFDSNHFRHDRRGRPNTNWELEHAHWLSFWNQRLQYSCDAPVNNEPLRYDDPYLIWFRRITRLVIGNPNSRPQNQQGYVPNSTAYETMVRHIHSMVDEAKTLGDNPSYEALYMFRKMVRDQGSDCLKYVHEADRVHVSADYRRDVVQPVQLHHPVRRRGKGGVAGRRERVVERAQTHVEIDQATQNVQEALEDDQATSNYNIGSISGGCTHEFTQASNMTYQLSETDIMPYVTPQTLQISSHPSLSSLENVIGNFENVPNFNSSPVPLIIETPDATNSLEDPNHDVDDNDPKDANEGGDTTIQNSEPSRREKRKIKLKPCGTGGHYAIQHVQKKRAKNK